The following are encoded in a window of Acetonema longum DSM 6540 genomic DNA:
- a CDS encoding ABC transporter ATP-binding protein, with amino-acid sequence MRIVIEAVCKEYTGRQEQSLLALNDISLTVEQEEFVVLVGPSGCGKSTLLNLVAGLLAPTSGVIAVEGLTEDRDPAVGMVFQEVGLFPWRTVAANIAFGLEEMGIGRQERKTRLAHYISLVGLTGFEQAYPHQLSGGMRQRVGIARALAIQPDILLMDEPFSALDAQTRTLMQEELLHIWDKTRLSTLYVTHNIQEAVYLADRIVVLSRRPGRISSIIAVDIPKFSRDQEQYRYCFNTYVDEIWRLIRKDAEEALREGES; translated from the coding sequence GTGCGCATTGTCATCGAAGCAGTTTGCAAGGAATATACAGGGCGGCAGGAACAATCCCTGCTGGCCCTTAATGATATCAGTCTGACTGTGGAACAGGAAGAATTTGTCGTATTGGTGGGCCCCAGCGGCTGCGGTAAATCCACCCTGCTGAATCTGGTGGCCGGGCTGCTGGCGCCCACATCCGGCGTCATTGCCGTGGAAGGACTGACCGAAGACCGGGACCCGGCTGTCGGTATGGTGTTTCAGGAAGTGGGCCTATTTCCCTGGCGAACCGTTGCCGCCAACATTGCCTTTGGCCTGGAGGAAATGGGCATTGGGCGGCAGGAACGGAAAACGCGGCTGGCCCATTATATTTCTCTGGTGGGTCTGACAGGGTTTGAACAGGCTTATCCCCATCAACTGTCAGGCGGCATGCGCCAGAGGGTGGGAATCGCCCGGGCTTTGGCCATTCAACCGGATATTTTGCTGATGGATGAGCCTTTTTCCGCTTTGGATGCCCAGACCCGCACCCTCATGCAGGAAGAGCTCCTGCACATTTGGGATAAAACCCGTCTGTCCACTCTGTATGTTACCCACAATATCCAGGAAGCCGTCTATCTGGCTGACCGGATTGTGGTACTATCCCGCCGCCCCGGCCGCATCAGCAGCATTATTGCCGTGGATATCCCAAAGTTTTCCCGGGACCAGGAACAGTACCGGTATTGTTTCAATACCTATGTGGATGAAATTTGGCGTCTGATTCGCAAGGATGCGGAAGAAGCTCTGCGGGAAGGGGAAAGCTGA